The genome window gttacaatctcagtggccacctgtgcatggccaggcccgaccgcatggcctttgcccttaaaagctagtctgtgaaacagagaagggtcgccctctcttgtaagaggtgagTCCAGAACttcagttagattcttgatgcttggcgcgaaataaagctttgtttttgaccttcgctttatatcagtctcgctcctttaatcacggacccattattggggcataacaacaAACATCCTCCCTTCTAAGGATTCTCAGTAGCATGCTGCTTTACCTACTTCATATCCAATATTTTATATGGATTTCCCCTTTGCTTCCCCTATCTACATAATACTACAACATTCATGATCAAACTGCAGTTTCATTTTACCGACTCTGACTGATTTTCCAGGGAATCTGTTCTGTGGAGGAAAGGGTAGATGGAGTTTgtgataaatgaagaaataaggacCAGAGAGAtgcatatttgtgaatttctcaTACCCTTATCAGGTCTGGGTTCTCTTTGTTGCAGACTTCTCCATTGTGGTTGGGGTGCTGTTTCCTATGGCTGTCATATCGGTGGTGGTTGCTATAGTAATCTGGCACCAAAGTaccagaagaaagcagaaggaagtcCAGAGGTAGCCTTCTATCTTGCTTTGGGAACTTTTGGACctctaatttatttaaattcaaggaTAGGGCCCAAATTCTCAAATTTAAGTGGTTTACttcaaatactaaaaaataagtaCAGGTATATTTTTCTTGGACCAGAGGCTTGGTATCAGTTTTACTGAGAAATCGTTCACAGCaatacatttattgtttttatgttaatCACcgtatttataaataatacaaattataataaCTCTCAATAAAGGTTTTATACCcattataagaatatactatgtAGCATTTATTGGTCATTATCTTTATGACTAGGGCTATACCGAGTCTTTTTACATTCATTATCTCTAATCTTCACAAGAATGTTGTGAGGTAGtaactattatttccattttatacataaaagGTATTGTATATTAATCCTTAGAACAGTCTTATAAAATCAAGCACTTCACACTTTTTCTTAAGTGaaaacaaaggctcagagaggttaacaAATATGTTCCAAATCTTACACCTAAACTGATGGAATCTTGATTTGCACCTACATTGGTTAGTCTTTCAAACATGGTCTTGACACTACAGTATCTTTCTAACCTTTTATAAAGACTGCCTTATTCATATATAATGAGTTTCCTAAatattgaattaataaaataaatcattaattaaatgacataatagTTTAGATAAACACTGATTCAACACCATCATTATTaggaataataattaataataataataataatgctctttagagaatctagaaaaaaattagtgGTGGTGATTATGAATTCCAGGACAAGGAGGCCTTAAGAATGTTCTAGAGAGCAGAAGAAAGCCCAGTCAATGTCCAAAGTTGACTCAATGGGCAAAGAAAATTGGCAAACTTCTTTTGAGTGTCCTCCCCATGGTGAAGAAACTGTTAAGTCCATTTAAATGGTATACTTTCACACACAGGCCATTGTCGACTACTCGCAACAGGCCTCGCAGACAGAAGAGGAACCCACAGACGGTGAAGGATGTTCAGCCCCAAGAGGTGAACCATAGTTTGTCGTGTGCTTGCCTCGTGCCCCAGTTTGTGATTCTTTCATCATCTTGTCCTGACCACCTACTTATCTGTCACTCCTACTCAGCAGTGTTTTACAAATCCAGTCCGCTAGTTAGTATGTAGCAAGAATTTGGGGCTCTCTAACTAcacatttagaaaattttcttttgccttttttttttaagtgcgaAAAAGTCTTCCTAAAATTCAGAGGCTGCTTTGTTGAGGTTCACAACCGCAGAGAAAATAGAACAGGAGAGCAGACCCcagctgtctttctctctctttctttctctccttccctccccagctcctccagcatctcttttcccctctctgtccccctccctcctgtctcttctcagttctctctctctttctttctgactctaAATGTCCCAATAAAGATAATAATGTGTTTATTTGTATGACAAAACATGTAATATGTATAACCCTCAAGGCCCTGGCTATGTCCTGGAAGTTTAGAAATTTTAGCAGAGGTCGGTTATTGCTAATGTCATTGGCAATGGCAATGATATTTTTGATGGAAATGTACCTGTCTCTGACAGCTCTGGGTATAGCAGAATGCAAGAGCTGGACCGCTATGATTTCCCATCCCTCTCTTGGTATGATCTCATCTCCCATGAAAGTACTGGTTATTTGGAAGTTAAACTTAGGGAACTTATCATTTCGTTTAAAaattttgtctgtctgtctgttttttgtttgtttattagatGAGTCAGATGAAGCTCCAATCACCTGATCTGCCAGTAGAGGGTAATGAGCCTCCAGCTTCTTTTGTGAGTTAACACTTTCTCTTAAGTATTCCTTCCAATTAGAAggtcagagttaaaaaaaaaaaaacaaaaaaaaagtatcacttcCAAATTAATCTCAAGGAAATACTATTAAGAGACATGACCCATGATGCCCATTTATTTCCTTAGAAGAATGTTAAAATTTTTGTgagtattaatataaaatatagattttcCCACAAAACTTTTGAAATGCAAAATGTGAGAAGATTATATTCCTATATTTAACCCCTTAATCTGAATTACTGGGTCCACAATGctggtaatttttctttcttcttctttttttttttttttttgctattttattgtttttataatttttaaattttttataaacatataatgtattattagccccaggggttaATACATAGCTCTTGCCATAGCACAGCTCTtgccataccctccccaatgtgctGGTAACTTGTTATAAGAAGAGAACCAATCTGCTCCCTAGAGTGGCATCTTCATCATCCATCTGTTGGCACTGGCTTATGTCTGAATGGCCTTACTTCTTGaatttctggggggaaaaaagaaaaaaatatatatatatatacacacatatacatacatacacacacctaaATGAAAACACTTGAACTTACAGATTTAAACTATTTTCATGGGTAGGAGCATGAgttcttcctttctgaaaatgATTTAAGCCTTTCCATTAAGCACATCTATTTTCAAGGCCCCatctttgaattaattttattttaccttttcattAGCTAATTACAAAGCCAGATTTTCCACCACCACCGATTCCTACATCTGTGTCAACTTCTTTCCTTGTAAGTACCAGGAAGTcactgatgattttttaaatgtcttttgggCCCCATGTGGGTAGTGTCTCTAAATCTACAGATTCCTTCTCAGGAGACACACTCTCTAGGTCAACCTGAGCTACTGTAGCACACAAGTATATCTGAGAAAGCAAGGCCTACTTTCTATCTATAAATTAATatggatattaatttttattattaaaaatagttctACCATTATCTCCTCatcaaaaaatgataaatagttttGCTCTAGGAGGTAAACAGTCTCCTTTCTAGATACTTACTTtggagaatataaaattttattattatattctccAAAGTAAGTATCTAGAAAGGGGACTTTATTATATAAGGCCTATATTAGCTACAGTTTTGTATAGAAGTTGGGGTACAAAAAACAGACCATATGTAGGCAAACCTGGAACAAAAGTTAGGCACTTAAGAAGTAAAAGGTAAAATTCATTCACTCAAGTAATTACTGAACATGTTCCTACTTGGTACTCTATTACCGATAGATgagaaagaactaaaattaaagtcattttttcaagaatgtttacatttttaggGTGAAAACCAGTCATATGTGTATAGAGAGCTTaatctttcacatatttttttgtgCCAAAGCAAGTGATAACTAATGAAAAGAATGTGGTAAAGGGGAAAATGAATGGACTCATAGTAGTTAAAGTAAGAGAAAGATCCCCTGGCTAAGTGGTCGAAATTGGAACTAGAGTGATGGGGAGGTAAGAGATAacttaaataaggaaataaatatgccTAGGATTGGGAAAGAATAACATTTCTAATGACTTAGTATTATTTTTGTCTCTCATATAGCATAATGCCACGAAGGTACTTCCCTCTActgtttttaaagacaaaataatgtcAACACCTAAGGTAAGAGATCTGCAGGAAAATGTAATCTTGTCACACTCCTACTGACAAGGAGAGAAGTTCATCTTCCTAGAAGATGTTCACTAAGAAGAGTATCTATATCATCATAGGATGGGAGCTAAGACATGTCTACCTTCCTAGTGTGGTCAAAACcaagaggaagaagatggaaaGTTTTTAGCTAGATAGAGGACATATCCCATCAGATGATGGCCCAGTGTCTCACCACTCTTCTCCTGATCCCTCACCTTCTCCATATTACGTCCATTATTCAGATGGATATTTGGTCCTAATGCgatttttctccagttctttctctgccttcccatgTTTGCACTCCTTCACTGTGGTATATCCAATGATCTGTGAAATAGGAAGTGTGActacaaagaatttattttaatttcctaataGTTCCAAGTTATAGAATATCTAACATTTTAGAATTACGTAGATGGCTTAAGAACTTTGTCTTTTTCAGGGTTCCAATCCAAACGTCTGAAGCAGCAGCtaagcagggaggggtggggtgatGATCAACCTGGAAGACTGGATAATCCGGGTGGAAGAGAAAGATGCTTTCTCCTTATTATTAGCTCTTGATAACTCAAGGATGTTAACATTTCTTGATACATGTTGTGCTTTGAGGCAACTCAACAAACATTTTCAAGAGAGACATGGTCTTGAGAATCTTTGTGTGAATTCACCATTTCTCTCTTCCATACTCATGGGAGAGGAGAGGACTCTAAACAAACAGCTGTACATCTAAAATCTCTAATTAGGTGACTTTCTTAAcctccccccccttttcttaTTGTGATGTTGACTAATATTTCCTCAGGTATTTTGAACATcttgattttctcatttagtaaGAAATAATTTACCTTCTAATTAAAGCAAGCAAATGAAAAAGTCCCCAGGAAATCACAGGAACCTGGGAGGGATGGAACAAAATTTTACATTCATCATTAGATGACTAGCAGCATCTTGACTGTTTTAACCATAAACCTGTCAAATTAGAACTGTAAGAACAAAATTACATAAACAACCTCTGATTTATATAACATCTTTTTCCTACATTATCTTTTGCAATCTTTATTAGCTGAGTTATATGAAGTTTGCTTCAAgtgaataaaactttattaactaaaattttaattttaattaataaatacaaataaatacaaatacaaataaaaatttgtataatTCAGCTACTGGCAAGCTTAAAGTGAACTTCACTTTCTATGTAGAGAAAGTTCTAATTACATAAACTAATAGCATAAACCAGATGTTGACAACTGGTAGCTTGCAGGACATATCTGGACTACAGATTGATTTTATTTGGCAGGGATGATTTTGgtcataaagtatttttaaatgttttgaatttaaatgtttgttgattgccaatattttaaaattgggagATCTTGCATAAACATCCAGCTTTGTAAAAGTAATCAAATGATCTGGCAGCCCTGGAATCACATCGCCCATAGCAACCATTAACTTAGTTGACTGATGTTGGAATAAACATTGTTGGTTGCCTTCCAAATAACCTTCTTCCTCCTTGTTTTCAGAACCCCAGTTTTATTCAGTTGTAGATATTTTAGAAAAGGTGATCCTGATTTCATCTCCAGGATAAATCTCTATCATTTTAAGTCAATTGTAATAATCttattttccttacttcccccaaccccacatttctttctttctttcttccttcccttctttcttttttctttttcttctttttttttcttttcttttttctttttttttttttttttgccaatgaGGCAAGAGAAGATATATATTGAGAAATTTTCACAAAAGATATCCTGCCCCTTCTTCTGGATGTTGGGATCTGAATAACCTCTCTCGTAGTGTTGCAACCATGTTGTGATTTTGAGGTCAAGGCTGAGATACTGAATAAAATAgatcaaagagataaaaagaataaaacctgaTCTCTTAATGATGTCACTGAATTGATAGATTAATAACTATGGGTGTTACCCTACTTTTTGCTGGGATTTCCTATTATTTGGTCAATAAAATATCCTTATTGTTCAAGCCATTTCGAGTTGGATTTTCTTATTTGCTACAGAAATCATCTCAACTAATAAAGTTGCTGCTTCCATGATTAGGGCATGTGATTTCCTTGTGTGCAATTATAAGGCCACTTCATCAGCACCATgatttaggtttgttttttatACTTGGCCTGCTTTACCCGTTTACACCATGGACctggtttaatttatttatttgacagacagagatcacaagtaggcagagaggcagacagagaaagggaagcaggctccctgctgaatagagagcctgatctgggactcgatcccaggacgttgagatcatgacctgagccgaaggcagaggttttaacccactgagccacctaggcactcctccTTGGAGAAACTTATCCACAAGAAGTTCTTTTCCCCTTTCAGTGTGAATTTCTGTATAAGCTCAATCTCCAGCACACCCAGGGTCCATCTGCCAAATCTCTCCTATTATAGCAGTCTTTCTTTCCACATGGGAGTTTACTCGAGAGCACATTAAAAACTCTAGCTTTATTTATGAGGTTAGGTTTTGGACGACCTTGCACTAGCCCGGAAATAGGGCTATTTCCCATGAGACCACGATTTTTCTTATAACAAACCTATCCTTTgtttcatggtttttgttttaatttctgtccCTGTCTCATTTTTAATATTGGTAAAATGGAAATCTTTAACCTATGAATCTTCAACTAGCCACATGACCCGAGCTAGAAATAAAACATAGGCCATTAAGAAGAATGTTTCTGTAAATTTTGAAATGATGGCACTAGGTGTCTGATGTGGAGGCTGCACAGCTCCGTATAAGGACAGACAACTGGAGTACAATGATGGGGAAATGATTCTCTTATCCTAAGACTTTGAACCCAAACCCTACAGAGTCTCCTACTGAGTTGAACTGTAGAACAATTTAGACAATTTAAAGCAAAGACGTTGATTTCACAGTCTTGTTTCCAAATTAGATCCGCCACTTACCCACTTTGTAGGAATTCCACAATATGATATTTAAGTACCTCAGATATGCCACCAAGCCTGctctaaaaattaattatttttaccttctctGCTTTAGAATAATAGATTAACTTATGGTCTTATTCAGGTACTCTATGAGTTGTATGCCATACGATTTCTGTACATATTCCTTGACACCTCACCATGTTACTGCTTTTTATgacatttgaaaatgcttttaacTTTGCATGAAATGACAAAGTTGTGTGAAGTCTGActggaaaagaaagcaagtttTATCTGTAATCAGAAATTGTGGAAAGGGTGGGGCTATATGATTTATGTGAGTAATAATGACACCGATATGGTAAGGAATCGAGGGTGGCCTCTGGGTGACAGCCACAAAGACCTGAGCCTCTCAGCCCAACAACACTCAAGGTACTATTTCTGCCAACAACCACTGAATGACCTGGGAAGCAGCTTCCAACACACTAGGGCTTCAATTGCTACTTCATGagggaaactgaagcagaagacTCAGCTAAGATTTGACCAGATTCTACAAAAACTGAGAAACTAAATACATGTTCTTTTAAGCTGCTATGATTTGGGGAAATCTGTTATGCAGTAATAGATAACCACTATAAAGGAGTAGAgatcaaatattttgaatatttcagaTAGGGTTAGGTAGAATTAACCACTATCTTTAACAGGAATTCCATCATTtcaaaacttttttcctttttctctctttatattctttcatgcatcctttctttttctaaaagtctCAGTTATCTGTTTGAGATTTCTGATATCCAGTCTTCTCATATATCGTGTTTTCTCTCACACCCATTTGCCTGTTTCCTTGGTCTTTTTGAAGAATTCCTGAAGTGTATCTTTTagacttattttatcttttatacttCAAATGCTCCTTTTTGctaattttaaggaattttataattattcctCATATTTGCTTAATAAGAATCTCTTCTTTCTTATCTCACTTCTGTTTTATAAAGGCCAGCTAATGAactatttttgccttttgtttccagaattttacttttaaaatttaattagcaAAGCAACTTCTGTCTAAACTtcaccagtgcttctcaaagtaACTATTTTTCAAAAGTGCATTCTTCCTCAGCCGCTTGAACATTATGCTCCCCGTTTTTCACAGACACAATTATTTTCATAGGTGATGTGTTTCTATTTTCTAGGTGACTCACCCTTGTGTTTTAAAAGTTgtatcctggggtgcctgggtggctcagtgggttgagcctctgccttcagcttaggtcatgatctcagggtcctgggatcaagccccacatcggactctctgctcaatggggaacctgcttaccaccccccccacctgtctctttgcctacttcgatctctctctatcaaataaataaaatcttaaaaaaaaaaagttgtatcctGACCTGTgatattcttacattttttatcTTTGATGACAGAATCTATCTCTTCAGCTAAAGAGCTTCAGTACAACTAGCATTCCGAGTGTAATTTACAAATAGCTTGTGCCATGAGTAAACCTTGCATATTCTTCTCTGCCcaagattctcttttcttttaagctAAAATTGTCTACCAAGGTCACATCAGGAGTGGAATACCTTGTTGGTGATACTGAGATCTACCTCTTCAGGCCTTCCTGATTCATCATGCGATGGCCTCCACCAACAAAACCTGCAACCGTCCTGGCATATCTGCTCCTGAATTTGCCTTGTCTTTTCTGCTCCTTCCAGAAAAAGATCTTCCCTTGCCAATGACAACTTTAGACACTGCTTAGCAACTAGCCCCAGGCCGTCTGCTTTGTGGCACAtcagtaataaaatattactattattatcatgcTAATTAAGTAAGACTGTAATAGGAGCTAAATCcccaagcagaagaaaataatggtATGTTATTTATTGTGACGGCATCTTCTTGGTGAAAtttaactcttttctttctcataccTAATGTTGaaatccaaactttttttttataaattaaaaaaaaaaaaactattatggTGAGAACACTTGACTTGAAATGTACCTCCTAACAGGTTTTAAAGTATAAATGCAACATTGTTACCTATAAACACAATGTTGTATAGCAGATCTCCAGAGTTTGtttatcttgcataactgaaattttatgtcCATTGATTAGCAACACCGCCCTTCTCCTTCCTAGCCCCTGGAAACCAGTTCTAATTCTGTGCTTTGCTTCTGTGAGTTGGCTTACTTCAGATACTTCATATAGATGGATTCATGCAAtatctgtccttctgtgactggcttatttcatttagcacaatgtcTTGCAAGTTCACACAAGTTGTTATGTATGACAGGATATTCTTCCTTCTTTAAGATTGAGTAACActtcattatatggatatacatcacatttttaaaaatccatcatccaagggtgcctggatgattcagtcagtttaagcatctgacccttgatttcagttcaggtcaccaTCCAAATGTCTTGAGatcagccccacatggggctccacactgagaggagagcctgcttgaagattctttccctctgtccccaacccccatggtgcacacacacacacacacacacacacacacactttctctctctctctccaaaataaataaatcttattaaaaaaatctgtcaaatataaatgacatttccattgtttctacattttgggGATTGTGAATAGTGCTACAATGTATATGGGATTACAGATAATTCTTCCAGACTCTGATTTCAAttactttgaataaatacccagaagtggaattgctgggtcagatggtaattcaatttttaatttttgaaggattTCCAAGCCATTTTCCGTAGTGACTGTATCACTTTAAATccccaccaacagagcacaagtgttccctttctcaACACCGTCCCTAAACTCTTGTCATCTCTGGtctttttttataataaccatcctaacaggtgtgaagtgctatttcattgtggttttgatttgtgtttctctgatgattagtgaagttgagcactttttcatataccAACAGATATAGGcatttaaatgtcttctttggaaaatatgtcTATTGAGatcctttacttatttttaaaatttggttgggacttctgggtggctcagtcagttaagcatctgcctttggctcaaattatgatcgcagggtcctgggatggagtcccaggctaagctccttgctctgcagattccttgcctctccctctgcctgccactcccccctgcctgtgcatgctctctgtctctgaaaaataaataaataaataaatatctttttaaaaaaatctggttattaaaaaaaatctggttatTTACAATATGGgatcagggagacaaaccataagaaattcttaaatctcacaaaacaaactgagggttgctggggagtggggataaagtggctgggttatggacactgggaaaggtatgtgctatggtgagtgctgtgaagtgtgtaagcctgctgattcacagacctgcaccctggggcaaataatacattatatgttaatttaaaaaaataatgatgtattttcTGGTGAtcaacataacacaataaaaattttttaaaaatctggttatTTGTGACTGTGGTGTGTTTTTTGGGGAAAGATACATAACAAAAAactaccatcttaaccattttcaagtttaaagtttagtggcattaagtacGATCATAATGCTATACAACCATCATTACTATGCATTTTCAGAACTTGTTTATCACCCTAACCAGAAATTTTGTCCccattaaatatcttttcattatgtcctgccccagcccctgacaacctCTATTTAACCTTCTGTCCATATATACTTGCCTATTCTCGGCACTTgatgtaaatgagatcatataatatcTTTTCTGTTATGTAATTGGCTTATTTCATATAACATATTGTTTCCAAGGTTCATGATGTTGTAGAATGGAtaagaatttcactttttttaggGTTGAATAGCCTATTACCATTTTactatgtttattttctgtttgaaacAGTTCCAGATAATACCTGTGGCTCCACATACTCATTCACATTAAGATTGCTTTTATCCTTGCTCATTCTCCAGACAAATAATGCTTTTGACCCTTTGTTTCACTATACTTCTTTGATGGTGAACATATTTTTAAGCTGATAATTTTATCTACTTTATTCCTAGCATTTTAGAACCTTGTTTTAAATTAGAGTTATTTCTATCTTCATGTTAGCAAAGAACCGTATCTGAAGTTGCTTTCTTAGCCTTATCACCCCTCTGATCAGTTCAGTGTTGAAATCCATGGTGTTCAATCCTGTTGGGGAAAGTAGCAAGGAAGTTCAGGAATATATCTAAGTGAAAAATGTAGTGGTGACACTCTGACTGTAGATAATGGTCTCCTGATGTCCTAGTAACTCTTGAGGAAAAATAGTCTCAGCCTCTGAATTGCAAagattattgtatttttcatagcAAAAACTCCTGAATTACAGGCCAACTGTTGTGACTCAGCACATAGCATTTTTCCCCTGTCAGTCAATGTGTGTCACCAATTTGGCTTTCTAAATTCTGTGAAATAGCTCACAGAGATTTGTGTGTCTCTTGGGACATGTAGCTATAATTGGAATGGAGTCTACAGAAGTCAATTCTAGGCAGAGACTCCTTTAGCTCCACATGCTAATGGTGGAACTGAGCAGATTCAGTGGAGAGCTGAAGTATCAGATGGGAAACCTGGGAAATCAAGAGAAAATTCAATAGAAATGTACAGGAGAgaataaggaatttttttctaaagtaatatTATATGAGGAAAGTAGAAAACATAAAGGGATAAAAGCAGAGACAGACCCCTAACTCTACCAATAGCTGGCTTTTTAGACTTAGCAAGTAATTTCAACTCTTTGGACATCTTTAAATTTCCTCATCCATGCAATGGAATTAGCAATTCTTGACTTGCCGGTTTCCAAAGAGGGTTTTCTAGGAAACACGTAAAGGCAgtatgaaaatacaaaacaaaaacaacaacaaaaagagacaCCCATTGTCTAAAAGGATGACTCTGTTCTTGGATTTGTCAGAAGTGAGGCCCTCTCTGTGTGGACCACTGCTTCACACAGCTTTGAGTAGGAACctgagaaaaattacaaattatatgtacatatttcaTTGATGAGACtgcatttttcttgtgtttttcttgtatttttttatttttc of Mustela nigripes isolate SB6536 chromosome 1, MUSNIG.SB6536, whole genome shotgun sequence contains these proteins:
- the LOC132022553 gene encoding disintegrin and metalloproteinase domain-containing protein 28-like; amino-acid sequence: MAGVLGDEQSVRDRGGQKDCGNADEQFGKVWVLFVADFSIVVGVLFPMAVISVVVAIVIWHQSTRRKQKEVQRPLSTTRNRPRRQKRNPQTVKDVQPQEMSQMKLQSPDLPVEGNEPPASFLITKPDFPPPPIPTSVSTSFLHNATKVLPSTVFKDKIMSTPKGSNPNV